The following are encoded together in the Flammeovirga agarivorans genome:
- the ilvN gene encoding acetolactate synthase small subunit: protein MEEKQRFTLSIFTENVVGLTNRISIIFTRRKLNIESLTTSASEVDHVHRFTIVFNTGKDQAEKVAKQIEKQIDVLRCYLYEDSDTIYQEIALYKVAVDSLTNSDAVEEIVRKNHARILAAKADFIVIEKTGHEEDTHALYEALKPFGLMQFGRSGRIALSKERQEISALLAEFEQEDAIV from the coding sequence ATGGAGGAGAAACAAAGATTTACCTTATCAATATTTACAGAAAACGTAGTAGGTCTAACGAACCGTATTTCAATCATCTTCACTAGAAGAAAATTAAATATTGAAAGTTTAACTACATCAGCATCAGAAGTGGACCATGTCCATAGATTCACTATTGTGTTTAACACTGGTAAGGATCAGGCTGAAAAGGTAGCAAAACAAATAGAAAAACAAATAGATGTACTTCGTTGCTATCTGTATGAAGATAGTGATACCATCTATCAAGAAATAGCTTTATATAAAGTGGCTGTGGATAGCCTTACAAACTCTGATGCAGTAGAGGAAATTGTAAGAAAAAACCACGCAAGAATTTTAGCCGCTAAAGCTGACTTCATAGTGATCGAAAAGACAGGTCATGAAGAAGATACTCACGCTTTATATGAGGCGCTTAAACCTTTTGGGTTGATGCAGTTTGGACGTTCAGGAAGAATTGCATTGTCAAAGGAACGTCAAGAAATCAGTGCATTATTGGCAGAATTTGAACAAGAGGATGCGATTGTATAG
- the ilvD gene encoding dihydroxy-acid dehydratase, whose protein sequence is MAEMLNKHSRTITQDDTQPAAQAMLYGIGLTEEDMDKPQIGIASTGYEGNTCNMHLNGLAAEVKVGVQKANMVGLVFNTIGVSDGITNGTIGMRYSLPSRDIIADSVETVTNGQFYDGLITVVGCDKNMPGAMMAMCRINRPTIMLYGGTIASGCWKKKKLNIVSAFEALGEKIAGTISDEDYKGVIKNAIPGAGACGGMYTANTMASAIEAMGMSLPYSSSNPAVSTNKKDECQKLGPAIRNLLELDLKPSDILTKASFENALAVIMALGGSTNATLHMLAIAKAADIELTLDDIQRVSDKVPFFADLKPSGKYLMEDVFAVGGIPAVMKTLLNWGLLDGSCMTVTGKTIAENLADVDPLGSEQDLMRPQDNPIKKTGHLQILYGNLATEGSVAKITGKEGEKFVGPAKVFDNEFAVIDGISNGEVEKGDVVVIRYEGPKGGPGMPEMLKPTSAIMGAGLGKEVALITDGRFSGGTHGFVVGHITPEAAVGGNIALLKDGDMITIDAVTNKIEVDLSDEELAERRAKWVAPEPKFKKGILYKYIKTVSSASEGCVTDEF, encoded by the coding sequence ATGGCAGAGATGTTAAATAAGCACAGCCGCACTATTACTCAAGATGATACACAGCCTGCAGCACAGGCCATGTTATACGGTATTGGTTTAACTGAAGAGGATATGGATAAGCCTCAAATCGGTATTGCTAGTACTGGTTATGAGGGAAATACATGTAATATGCACTTGAACGGTTTAGCTGCAGAAGTTAAAGTTGGTGTTCAAAAAGCAAATATGGTGGGGTTAGTATTTAATACAATTGGCGTAAGTGATGGTATTACTAACGGTACAATTGGAATGCGTTACTCTCTTCCTTCAAGAGATATTATTGCTGACTCTGTTGAAACAGTTACAAACGGACAATTCTACGATGGATTAATTACTGTTGTAGGTTGTGATAAAAATATGCCAGGTGCTATGATGGCAATGTGTCGTATTAACCGTCCAACTATCATGTTGTATGGTGGTACTATTGCATCAGGTTGCTGGAAAAAGAAAAAATTAAACATTGTATCTGCTTTTGAAGCTCTAGGTGAAAAAATCGCTGGTACAATTTCAGATGAAGATTATAAAGGTGTAATTAAAAATGCTATTCCAGGAGCTGGTGCTTGTGGTGGTATGTACACAGCAAATACAATGGCTTCAGCTATTGAAGCAATGGGTATGAGTTTACCATATTCTTCATCTAACCCTGCAGTAAGTACTAATAAGAAAGATGAATGCCAGAAGTTAGGACCTGCTATTCGTAACTTATTAGAACTAGACTTAAAACCTTCTGACATCTTAACTAAAGCATCTTTCGAAAATGCATTAGCAGTAATTATGGCATTAGGTGGTTCTACAAATGCTACATTACACATGTTGGCAATTGCTAAAGCTGCAGACATCGAATTAACTTTAGATGATATTCAAAGAGTTTCAGATAAGGTACCATTCTTTGCAGATCTTAAGCCTTCAGGTAAATACCTAATGGAAGATGTGTTTGCAGTGGGCGGTATCCCAGCAGTAATGAAAACTCTTCTTAACTGGGGGTTATTAGATGGTTCTTGTATGACTGTAACAGGTAAAACAATTGCTGAAAACTTAGCAGATGTTGATCCTCTAGGTTCAGAACAAGACTTAATGAGACCTCAAGATAATCCTATTAAGAAAACAGGTCACTTACAAATTTTATATGGTAACCTTGCAACTGAAGGTTCTGTAGCAAAAATCACTGGTAAAGAAGGTGAGAAGTTTGTTGGTCCTGCGAAGGTATTTGATAACGAGTTTGCAGTTATCGATGGTATCTCAAACGGAGAAGTAGAGAAAGGTGATGTAGTTGTAATCCGTTATGAAGGACCAAAAGGCGGTCCTGGTATGCCAGAGATGCTGAAACCTACATCAGCAATTATGGGTGCAGGTCTTGGTAAAGAAGTAGCCCTAATTACAGATGGTAGATTCTCAGGTGGTACACACGGTTTTGTTGTAGGGCACATTACTCCAGAAGCTGCAGTAGGTGGTAATATCGCACTTCTTAAAGATGGTGATATGATTACTATCGATGCGGTAACAAACAAAATCGAAGTAGATTTATCTGACGAGGAATTGGCAGAAAGAAGAGCAAAATGGGTTGCTCCAGAGCCAAAATTCAAGAAAGGAATCCTTTATAAGTATATAAAAACAGTTTCTTCTGCATCTGAAGGATGTGTAACTGATGAATTTTAA
- the ilvB gene encoding biosynthetic-type acetolactate synthase large subunit, with protein MSTATKEFTQEQGAKQKTPKVTGAEALLMALVEEGVDTIFGYPGGAIMPVYDKLYHYDDKLKHILVRHEQGATHAAQGYARVNHRVGVCMATSGPGATNLITGLADAMIDSTPMVAITGQVASHLLGTDAFQETDVVGISTPVTKWNYQVTKASEIPEAIAKAFYIAKSGRPGPVLIDITKDAQFEECDFKYKPCTKIRSYQPVQTAKEEAIDAAAALINQSKKPYILVGHGVMLSKAEKELIAFAEKAGIPMASTLLGLSAVPTDHPLYVGYLGMHGNYGTNVKTNECDVLIAVGMRFDDRVTGDLSRYAKQAKVIHIEIDPSEIDKNVKADVALISDAKEALERLIPKVKEAKHDEWLAEFHACDDIEKKEVLDYALGDSTEKVKMSEVIKMLSDKTKGEAIIVTDVGQHQMEASRYYEFKITDSIVSSGGLGTMGFALPAAMGAAVGAPDRLVVSISGDGGYQMTVQELGTIFQYKIPVKILVLNNSFLGMVRQWQELFFDRRYSFTEMVNPDFVKMAESYYIKADKSESREDLSAKMDQWLATEGPCFLEVVVEKESNVFPMIPTGESVSNVRLK; from the coding sequence ATGAGTACAGCGACAAAAGAGTTCACACAAGAACAAGGCGCCAAGCAGAAAACACCAAAAGTAACTGGAGCTGAAGCTTTATTAATGGCTTTAGTAGAAGAAGGGGTAGATACTATTTTTGGTTACCCGGGTGGAGCAATCATGCCTGTGTATGATAAGCTTTATCACTATGATGACAAGTTAAAGCACATTCTTGTGCGTCACGAGCAAGGAGCTACACACGCAGCTCAAGGATATGCTCGAGTCAATCATAGAGTAGGGGTTTGTATGGCAACTTCTGGTCCTGGTGCAACAAACTTAATCACAGGTTTAGCGGATGCAATGATCGATTCTACTCCAATGGTAGCAATCACTGGTCAAGTAGCATCTCACTTATTAGGTACAGATGCATTCCAAGAAACTGATGTTGTAGGTATTTCAACTCCTGTAACAAAGTGGAATTATCAAGTAACAAAAGCATCTGAAATTCCTGAAGCGATTGCGAAAGCATTTTACATCGCAAAAAGTGGAAGACCAGGTCCTGTGTTAATTGATATCACTAAGGATGCTCAGTTTGAAGAGTGTGATTTTAAATACAAACCTTGTACTAAAATCAGAAGCTATCAACCTGTTCAAACAGCAAAAGAAGAAGCTATTGATGCTGCAGCTGCTTTGATCAATCAATCCAAAAAGCCATACATTTTAGTAGGTCACGGAGTGATGTTATCAAAAGCAGAAAAGGAATTGATTGCATTTGCAGAAAAAGCAGGCATTCCAATGGCATCAACTTTATTAGGTTTATCAGCTGTACCAACCGACCATCCTCTTTATGTAGGATATTTAGGTATGCATGGTAACTATGGTACAAATGTAAAAACCAACGAATGTGATGTTCTTATCGCTGTAGGTATGCGTTTTGATGACCGTGTAACTGGCGATTTGAGTAGATATGCAAAGCAGGCAAAAGTGATTCATATTGAAATCGATCCTTCTGAGATTGATAAGAATGTGAAAGCGGATGTAGCTTTAATTTCTGATGCAAAAGAAGCGTTAGAACGATTGATTCCTAAAGTGAAAGAAGCAAAACACGACGAGTGGTTAGCAGAATTCCATGCTTGTGATGATATCGAAAAGAAAGAAGTATTAGACTATGCTTTGGGCGACAGTACTGAGAAAGTAAAAATGTCAGAAGTAATCAAAATGCTTTCAGATAAAACAAAAGGTGAGGCGATCATTGTAACAGATGTAGGACAGCACCAAATGGAAGCATCTAGATATTATGAATTTAAAATTACTGACAGTATTGTAAGTTCTGGAGGTTTGGGAACAATGGGTTTTGCCCTTCCTGCAGCCATGGGTGCAGCAGTTGGAGCTCCCGATCGTTTGGTAGTATCTATCTCAGGTGATGGTGGTTACCAAATGACTGTTCAAGAATTGGGAACAATATTCCAATATAAAATTCCTGTGAAGATTCTTGTTTTAAATAACAGTTTCTTAGGAATGGTAAGACAATGGCAAGAGTTATTCTTCGATAGAAGATACTCATTTACAGAGATGGTAAACCCTGATTTTGTAAAAATGGCAGAGTCTTATTACATCAAAGCTGACAAGTCTGAATCAAGAGAAGACTTAAGTGCTAAGATGGATCAATGGTTAGCTACTGAAGGGCCTTGTTTCCTAGAAGTAGTTGTTGAAAAAGAATCAAATGTATTCCCAATGATCCCTACGGGAGAATCGGTTTCAAATGTTCGTTTGAAGTAA
- a CDS encoding polysaccharide deacetylase family protein translates to MIQKVGSIVRDKLFPSLTWKKEQTDQPTIYLTFDDGPIPEITPWVLEQLSNYNAKATFFCVGDNIRKHPEIYQKVLSEGHTVGNHTFNHLQYWKNGLTKYLENIEECQKWLESNTLFKGQSQKNLFRPPHGQVGKKMIREILPNYEMIMWHVLTRDYNKNFKKEKCLSTAIKLTEDGSIVVFHDSIKAEKNLKYVLPRFLAHFSKKGYHFASL, encoded by the coding sequence ATGATTCAAAAAGTCGGTAGTATCGTTAGAGATAAACTATTCCCGAGTCTAACTTGGAAGAAAGAGCAAACAGATCAGCCTACAATCTATCTTACATTTGATGATGGACCGATTCCAGAGATCACACCTTGGGTGCTTGAACAACTTTCTAATTACAATGCTAAGGCCACATTTTTCTGTGTGGGTGATAATATTAGGAAACACCCTGAAATATATCAGAAAGTATTAAGTGAAGGACATACCGTTGGCAATCATACTTTCAATCATTTACAATATTGGAAAAATGGTCTAACTAAATATTTAGAAAATATTGAGGAGTGCCAAAAATGGCTAGAAAGTAACACCTTATTTAAAGGTCAATCACAAAAGAATCTTTTTAGACCTCCACATGGTCAAGTTGGAAAAAAGATGATTCGAGAAATTCTACCCAACTATGAGATGATCATGTGGCATGTGTTAACTCGAGACTATAATAAAAACTTCAAAAAAGAGAAATGTTTGTCTACTGCAATCAAGCTAACTGAAGACGGTTCGATTGTAGTTTTTCATGATAGTATTAAAGCAGAAAAGAATCTCAAGTATGTTTTACCTCGATTTTTAGCTCATTTTTCTAAAAAAGGTTATCATTTTGCCTCACTTTAA
- the ilvC gene encoding ketol-acid reductoisomerase, whose translation MAEINFGGVVENVVMREEFPLEKAQDVLKNETIAVIGYGVQGPGQAQNMRDNGLNVIVGQRKGGASWDKAVADGWVPGETLFEIGEAAEKGTIICYLLSDAAQIAVWPQLKEKLTPGKALYFSHGFGVTYHERTGIVPPKDIDVILVAPKGSGTSLRTMFLEGRGLNSSYAIYQDASGNAYNRTIALGIGVGAGYLFPTDFKKEVYSDLTGERGSLMGAIQGLFEAQYDVLRENGHSPSEAFNETVEELTQSLMPLVAKNGMDWMYANCSTTAQRGALDWKDKFRDAVRPVVEDLYESVATGEEAQRSIDTNSQPDYREKLDEELRVLRESEMWRAGAAVRSLRPENQEVEQEA comes from the coding sequence ATGGCAGAGATCAATTTCGGAGGAGTAGTAGAGAACGTAGTAATGCGTGAGGAGTTTCCATTAGAGAAAGCTCAAGATGTACTTAAAAATGAAACTATTGCAGTTATCGGTTACGGTGTACAAGGACCAGGTCAAGCGCAAAACATGCGTGACAATGGTTTAAACGTTATCGTTGGTCAACGTAAAGGTGGTGCTTCATGGGATAAAGCTGTTGCTGACGGTTGGGTACCAGGTGAAACACTTTTTGAAATCGGTGAAGCTGCTGAGAAAGGTACAATTATTTGTTACTTACTTTCAGATGCTGCTCAAATTGCAGTATGGCCACAATTGAAAGAGAAATTAACTCCAGGTAAGGCACTTTATTTCTCTCATGGTTTTGGTGTTACTTACCATGAGCGTACAGGTATCGTACCTCCAAAAGATATTGACGTAATCTTAGTTGCTCCAAAAGGTTCAGGTACTTCATTAAGAACAATGTTCTTAGAAGGTCGTGGTTTGAACTCTTCGTATGCAATCTACCAAGATGCTTCAGGTAACGCTTACAACAGAACTATCGCTTTAGGTATTGGTGTTGGTGCTGGTTACTTATTCCCAACTGACTTCAAAAAAGAGGTTTACTCTGATTTGACTGGTGAGCGTGGTTCATTAATGGGTGCTATCCAAGGTTTATTCGAAGCACAATATGACGTACTTCGTGAGAACGGTCACTCTCCATCAGAGGCGTTCAACGAAACTGTTGAGGAGTTAACTCAATCATTAATGCCATTAGTTGCTAAGAACGGTATGGACTGGATGTATGCTAACTGTTCTACAACTGCTCAAAGAGGTGCATTAGACTGGAAAGATAAATTCCGTGATGCAGTTCGTCCAGTAGTTGAAGATTTATATGAGTCTGTAGCAACTGGTGAGGAAGCTCAACGTTCAATCGATACTAACTCTCAACCAGATTACCGTGAGAAGTTAGACGAAGAATTACGTGTATTACGTGAGTCTGAAATGTGGAGAGCAGGTGCAGCAGTAAGATCATTGCGTCCTGAAAACCAAGAAGTAGAACAAGAAGCTTAG
- the ilvE gene encoding branched-chain-amino-acid transaminase yields the protein MKYYDKDTVIFHNGEFIKAEEAKADLFSQSLHYGNGVFDAMRAYDTALGPHIFKAKEHITRFIEAAKTMHLDIDYNVDELVGVSYQLLEENGFTDAYIRPLVYADENMDLTPTKKHNLFIAAFRWDKFLGKDLLDITISAYTRPSPYSFNVEAKISGHYINSIVSIAEAKERGFDDALLLDVDGFISEGTGANFFFEKGGKLYTSQRGHIYPGITRNVVFDIAKSLGVEVVEGQYKPEDLNDIDGAFFTGTAAQITGINSIDKKPMNKDWENTIGCEVFEKYRQFVTQSEYDNYSII from the coding sequence ATGAAATATTATGATAAAGACACAGTAATTTTCCATAACGGAGAATTTATCAAGGCTGAAGAGGCAAAGGCAGATTTATTTTCTCAGTCTTTGCACTATGGGAATGGTGTTTTTGATGCCATGAGAGCTTATGATACAGCTCTTGGTCCACATATCTTCAAAGCAAAAGAACATATTACTCGTTTTATCGAAGCAGCAAAAACAATGCACCTCGATATTGACTATAATGTGGATGAGCTCGTTGGAGTGTCTTATCAACTACTTGAAGAAAATGGCTTTACTGATGCTTATATCCGTCCATTAGTTTATGCTGATGAGAATATGGATTTAACACCAACTAAAAAGCATAACTTATTCATTGCTGCTTTCCGTTGGGATAAATTCTTAGGAAAAGACTTGTTGGATATCACTATCTCAGCATATACTCGTCCTAGTCCATATTCATTTAATGTAGAAGCTAAAATTTCAGGTCACTACATTAATTCAATTGTTTCTATCGCAGAAGCAAAAGAAAGAGGTTTTGATGATGCGTTATTATTGGATGTAGATGGTTTCATCTCTGAAGGTACAGGTGCTAACTTCTTTTTTGAAAAAGGTGGAAAACTTTATACTTCTCAAAGAGGACACATTTATCCAGGTATTACAAGAAATGTAGTATTTGATATTGCAAAATCTTTAGGAGTTGAAGTAGTAGAAGGACAATACAAACCAGAAGATCTTAATGATATTGATGGAGCTTTCTTCACCGGAACTGCTGCACAAATCACAGGAATTAATAGTATTGATAAAAAACCAATGAATAAAGATTGGGAAAATACTATCGGTTGTGAAGTGTTTGAAAAGTACAGACAGTTCGTTACACAGAGTGAGTATGACAATTACTCAATTATCTAA
- the ilvA gene encoding threonine ammonia-lyase produces MSEVKEAVALPSVESVVKAHRKLKDVVTRTPLMRNMNLSERYQADIWLKREDLQIVRSYKLRGAYNKISSLSKEEKERGIVCASAGNHAQGVAYSCKQLGIHGVIYMPAPTPNQKVNQVRMWGKDKVEVVLIGDTFDDAYAAAMERCESEGRVFIHPFDDPKVIEGQGTVGLEILEDAKEEIDYLVMPIGGGGLSSGVGSYFKQISPNTKLIGVEPEGAPAMKASIDKGEVVTLDKIEKFVDGAAVQRVGDNTFQIAKQFLKDVVLVPEGKVCSTILRLYNEDAIVVEPAGALSISALDAIKDEIKGKKVVCVVSGSNNDIGRMEEIKERSLLYEGYKHYFMVRFPQRAGALREFLAEVLGPNDDIVHFEYTKKVNREKAPAIVGIEVKYPSDFDSLTQRMKKGGYKYELLNENQDMFNFLI; encoded by the coding sequence ATGTCAGAAGTAAAAGAAGCAGTGGCTTTACCCAGTGTAGAGTCAGTTGTAAAAGCACATAGAAAGCTCAAAGATGTAGTGACAAGAACTCCTTTGATGCGAAACATGAATTTATCCGAAAGATATCAAGCAGACATCTGGTTGAAGCGTGAGGACCTTCAAATTGTACGTTCTTACAAGCTTAGAGGTGCTTACAACAAAATCTCCTCATTGTCTAAAGAAGAGAAAGAGAGAGGTATTGTATGTGCCAGTGCTGGTAACCATGCACAAGGTGTTGCTTATTCTTGTAAACAATTGGGTATTCATGGTGTGATTTACATGCCTGCTCCTACACCAAACCAAAAGGTAAATCAGGTAAGGATGTGGGGTAAGGACAAAGTAGAAGTTGTTCTTATAGGAGATACTTTTGATGATGCTTATGCAGCTGCAATGGAACGCTGTGAAAGCGAAGGACGTGTATTTATTCACCCTTTTGATGATCCAAAAGTAATCGAAGGTCAAGGTACTGTTGGCTTAGAGATATTGGAGGATGCTAAAGAAGAAATAGATTACTTAGTAATGCCTATTGGAGGTGGAGGCCTTTCTTCTGGTGTAGGTAGCTATTTTAAACAGATTAGCCCTAATACCAAGTTAATTGGAGTAGAACCTGAAGGAGCTCCAGCGATGAAAGCATCTATTGATAAGGGTGAGGTAGTAACGTTAGATAAAATAGAAAAGTTTGTTGATGGTGCTGCCGTTCAGAGAGTAGGAGATAACACTTTCCAAATCGCAAAGCAATTCTTAAAAGATGTAGTACTTGTTCCTGAAGGAAAGGTCTGCTCTACTATCTTAAGATTATACAACGAGGACGCTATTGTAGTGGAACCAGCGGGAGCTTTGTCTATCTCAGCATTAGATGCTATAAAAGACGAAATAAAGGGCAAAAAAGTAGTATGTGTAGTATCTGGTTCCAATAATGATATTGGACGTATGGAAGAGATTAAAGAACGCTCTTTATTATACGAAGGATATAAACATTATTTTATGGTAAGATTCCCTCAAAGAGCAGGAGCTCTTAGAGAATTCTTAGCAGAAGTACTTGGTCCAAATGATGACATTGTGCACTTCGAATACACAAAAAAGGTAAATAGAGAGAAAGCTCCTGCCATTGTTGGTATAGAAGTGAAGTACCCATCTGACTTTGATAGCTTAACTCAAAGGATGAAAAAAGGTGGTTATAAGTACGAATTACTAAATGAGAATCAAGATATGTTTAACTTTTTGATTTGA
- a CDS encoding RluA family pseudouridine synthase, which produces MPTVKHLHESFIIPDGGKSTRLDHFLSLQLPNKSRNVIQKHIKDVLVLVNGKKSKSSYQLKPSDKIEWFEYFRKRVELEPYDFPLDIIYEEKDFIVVNKPAQMPMHPGLGHYDHTLQNALLHHYQISNQKDSLVKDCLVQRLDKDTSGIVVIPKTIEAREFLSEQFKSLKPYRIYQAIVWGQLKQKEGVIQEFIGRNPSNERSIEVSKDKSFGKEAITHYRVIKEHKKFSLVECRLETGRTHQIRVHMQFIGHPLVGDKRYEVPMLTYDNALQNKVGRHLLHAKTLHFTSPSNKELLKFENDLPEEMLDLIK; this is translated from the coding sequence ATGCCTACTGTAAAACATTTACATGAATCGTTTATTATTCCCGACGGAGGAAAGTCTACGCGTTTAGATCACTTCCTCTCTTTACAACTTCCTAACAAAAGTAGAAATGTAATTCAGAAACACATAAAAGATGTACTTGTTTTAGTTAATGGTAAAAAATCTAAATCAAGCTATCAATTAAAACCTAGTGATAAAATTGAATGGTTTGAATATTTCCGAAAAAGAGTTGAACTAGAACCCTATGACTTTCCTCTTGATATTATATATGAAGAAAAAGATTTTATCGTAGTCAATAAACCTGCTCAAATGCCAATGCACCCTGGATTGGGGCATTATGATCATACGTTACAAAACGCTCTTTTACACCATTACCAAATATCTAATCAGAAAGATTCACTGGTTAAAGATTGCTTGGTGCAACGATTAGATAAAGATACTAGCGGTATAGTTGTTATTCCTAAAACAATTGAAGCAAGAGAATTCCTCTCAGAGCAATTTAAATCACTCAAACCCTACAGAATATACCAAGCTATAGTTTGGGGGCAACTGAAGCAGAAAGAAGGGGTGATACAGGAATTCATTGGACGCAATCCATCAAATGAGAGAAGTATTGAAGTATCAAAGGATAAATCTTTTGGAAAAGAAGCTATCACACATTATCGAGTGATTAAGGAACATAAGAAGTTTTCATTGGTGGAATGTCGTTTAGAAACCGGACGCACACATCAAATTAGAGTACATATGCAATTTATTGGTCATCCTCTTGTTGGTGATAAAAGATATGAAGTACCCATGCTGACATATGACAATGCATTACAAAACAAGGTAGGCAGACATTTATTACATGCTAAAACATTACATTTCACTTCTCCCTCAAATAAAGAATTATTAAAATTTGAAAATGACCTACCTGAAGAAATGTTAGATCTAATAAAATAA
- a CDS encoding site-2 protease family protein encodes MEENNRSIIDQNNNINKSKAPQKKKTVGMVWWKHLLLFILTVMATTFAGAEWIYGKSVLFSELTPEEWKGSLMYSIPFVGILTIHEFGHYFTAKYYKLKVTLPYFLPVWFLSLGPSLGTFGAFISIKSRLKSRKEFFDVGVSGPIAGFLAALVVLFYGFTHLPPPEYIFQIHPEYQQWGLDYAKYAYENLNEGENLTIGTNLLFQFFTYYVAPDPSLVPNGHELMHYPFLFSGLLACFFTALNLMPFGQLDGGHALYSIIGRKWFNKILPYTFAALLFWGGLGLFSAIDSNEILITYAPFYVIYLYLVSMKLFKDKITIALYAMSIFTLQFVITTIYPDVVGYEGWLFWVFILSRFLGLHHPPAINEKGVDTKRKFFGIITLIIFILCFTPTPFIIN; translated from the coding sequence ATGGAGGAAAATAATAGATCTATTATCGATCAGAATAATAATATCAATAAGTCAAAAGCACCACAAAAGAAAAAAACAGTTGGAATGGTCTGGTGGAAACACCTATTGTTATTTATCTTAACAGTGATGGCAACTACTTTTGCAGGAGCTGAATGGATCTACGGTAAATCGGTGTTATTTTCTGAGTTAACACCCGAAGAATGGAAAGGGTCTTTAATGTACTCGATTCCATTTGTAGGTATACTCACGATCCATGAATTTGGACATTACTTTACAGCAAAGTATTACAAATTAAAAGTGACACTTCCTTATTTTCTTCCAGTATGGTTTTTAAGTTTAGGTCCTTCTTTAGGTACATTTGGTGCATTTATTAGTATCAAGAGTCGGTTAAAATCAAGAAAGGAGTTCTTTGACGTTGGAGTATCTGGCCCTATTGCAGGCTTTTTGGCAGCTTTAGTCGTCTTATTTTATGGTTTTACTCACCTTCCTCCTCCAGAATATATCTTTCAGATTCACCCTGAATATCAACAATGGGGATTAGACTATGCAAAATATGCCTACGAGAATTTAAATGAAGGAGAAAATTTAACTATTGGAACGAACCTATTATTTCAGTTTTTCACTTATTATGTTGCTCCGGACCCAAGTTTAGTACCTAATGGACATGAATTAATGCATTACCCTTTTTTATTTTCAGGGTTACTTGCTTGTTTCTTTACTGCATTAAATCTAATGCCATTTGGTCAGTTAGATGGTGGGCATGCTTTATATAGTATCATAGGAAGAAAATGGTTCAATAAGATCTTACCTTATACTTTTGCGGCATTGCTGTTTTGGGGAGGTTTAGGTTTATTTTCTGCGATAGATAGCAATGAAATATTAATTACCTATGCTCCTTTTTATGTGATTTATTTGTATTTGGTTTCGATGAAACTATTCAAAGATAAAATAACAATAGCTCTGTATGCGATGTCAATATTTACATTGCAATTTGTAATCACTACGATTTATCCTGATGTAGTAGGCTATGAGGGATGGTTATTTTGGGTATTTATTCTTTCTAGATTCCTAGGTTTACATCATCCACCTGCAATAAATGAAAAAGGTGTTGATACCAAACGTAAATTTTTCGGCATCATCACCTTGATCATATTTATATTATGTTTTACTCCAACCCCTTTTATTATTAATTAG